The window GTGATATGATCTGGACTTACGCCTTTCTCTCTAACCATATCctcaaaaaccctaattgcaCCCTTCCCATCTCCATGCATTCCATAGCCATCAATCATTGAAGTCCATGAGATTTGGTTCTTTTTATTCATCTTGTTAAATTGATTCTCTGCCAATTGGAGCCTCCCACACTTAGAATACATGTCCAACAGACCATTCCCTACTAGTATTTCTTCATCTAAACCATTTTTAAGAATATAACAGTGGATTTCTTGGCCATACAAGAGCATGGCAGATCTAGCACACAACGGAAGAACAATGGCCATAGTGACAGAGTTGGGCTTGGTGCCACCACTTTGATTCATAGATCGAAACATAGCCCATGCATCATGGAGAAAATTATTCTCTCCATAACCAGAAATAGTTGCATTCCACATTGCAGTTCCATTGCATCTCAGAAAAGGCTTGCTCATCTCAAATATCTGACGAGCATATACCATATTACTGCACTTACCATACATGTCTATCAAGGatgttgaaataaaaacatcTAGGTCCATCTCTCTTCTCCGAATAATAAAGCCATGAAGTTCCTTCCCTAAAATCAAGTTTGGAGTGTCAGCACACGCTGTGATAAGTGTGGTCAGAGTAACATAATTTGGTTCTGCACCCTTGCAAACCATCTCCCTGAAAGCCTCAACAGCATGCATAGGGCATccattatgtacatatgttgctATAAGCACAGACCAGGTTACCACACATCTCTCCACCATAGAATCAAAGACAAGCCTAGCTTGTTCCTGGCAACCACATTTACCATACATATCCACAAGAGTGcttccaacaaaaacatcatCCTCGATATATGTGCTTACCTTCACAGCATAACCATGGACTAGCTCTCCAAAACCAAGGTCTCCCACTTTTCCACAAGCAGAGAAAACACTAGCAAAGATGTGAGAATTAGGCGAAAAGCACAAACCCATTTCATCATATTCTCCCTTCAATTGCTTGAAAACACGCAATGCATTCTCAGGTTGGTCATTCTGAGTGTAACCAGCCACCATGACCGACCAGGTGATGTCATTGGTAGGCTGCTGCAACCGTTGCATCTTTTCATAGAGTTTGCGGGCTCTATCACAGTATCCAGCATGGAAGAAGCCTGATATCATCGTATTCCAACAAACAGTGCTTGGAACAGGGATTTCATCGAACAGCTTGAGTTGACTCTGCAGCAACCCATTTCTACAATACATTGTTATAAGGGCGTTAGTTACATAGTGATCGGAGCCAATAAACCCACGCTTAGTGGCATCGGCGTGAATGGATTGGCCGTGCTGAAGAGGAGGAGGGTGGGCATAGGAGAAGGATTTGAGAAGAGCGGTGAAGGTGAAGGAGTTGGGCTGGAAGCCTTGTTTTCGTATTTGTCCATACAAAACAGTAAGTTCCCGCCACTTACCTTTCTCGCAATAGAGGTTCAGAAGCGCGTTCGGAGAACCCATTTTTCAAATTTCTGTTACTCCAACGGCATGGATGGGTGGGACATAAAATCTGATGGCGTAATAATACGTCTCAGGGTACAATAGCGCGCAGAGATGTGACACTGGGAgcctttgtttttgtttttctgatgggaggaagaggaagagccAATATTGTCTATTTTGCGCTCTCCTACTCAATCATGAGGCTTGAGGCATCGAAAGTAGGGATGAGGTGCATCCCATTCTAATATATTGGTATACCCACAGAGGAATCTCCGGCCAAGCGGGTTTCAATTTTTGAGGAAATTGTCTAGATCTATGAGATAAAAAAAACCTTAAGGGTAAGAGAAC is drawn from Telopea speciosissima isolate NSW1024214 ecotype Mountain lineage chromosome 1, Tspe_v1, whole genome shotgun sequence and contains these coding sequences:
- the LOC122652050 gene encoding pentatricopeptide repeat-containing protein At2g13600-like, giving the protein MGSPNALLNLYCEKGKWRELTVLYGQIRKQGFQPNSFTFTALLKSFSYAHPPPLQHGQSIHADATKRGFIGSDHYVTNALITMYCRNGLLQSQLKLFDEIPVPSTVCWNTMISGFFHAGYCDRARKLYEKMQRLQQPTNDITWSVMVAGYTQNDQPENALRVFKQLKGEYDEMGLCFSPNSHIFASVFSACGKVGDLGFGELVHGYAVKVSTYIEDDVFVGSTLVDMYGKCGCQEQARLVFDSMVERCVVTWSVLIATYVHNGCPMHAVEAFREMVCKGAEPNYVTLTTLITACADTPNLILGKELHGFIIRRREMDLDVFISTSLIDMYGKCSNMVYARQIFEMSKPFLRCNGTAMWNATISGYGENNFLHDAWAMFRSMNQSGGTKPNSVTMAIVLPLCARSAMLLYGQEIHCYILKNGLDEEILVGNGLLDMYSKCGRLQLAENQFNKMNKKNQISWTSMIDGYGMHGDGKGAIRVFEDMVREKGVSPDHITFVALVSACSHAGLLEEGLRFFKAMHREYGIVPMEENYGSVVDLLARSGQLEEAIDLIRKMPMKPGGSVWGALLGACRIHGYVEEAEHAVESLLKLEAYEGGFQKLLSSIYADMGKLDSVAEVRRGMRKMGVLERKGFSWLETKGGIYGFAVGQ